Proteins encoded by one window of Gemmatimonadaceae bacterium:
- a CDS encoding PTS sugar transporter subunit IIB, whose product MTLVLYRIDDRLIHGQVVVGWGQPLDLRFIVLVDDAVAESDWEQELYRMGVPPEMEVYFHTADDAVNAVAKYQADPRPGLLLTGDIATMRKLVDGAGVTAVNVGGIHSKPGRVQRMRYVFLSPEEEQQLRDLAARGAKVTAQDVPGARPVSLDDLLAGNES is encoded by the coding sequence GTGACACTCGTGCTGTATCGGATCGACGACCGGCTCATTCATGGGCAGGTCGTCGTTGGATGGGGTCAGCCGCTGGATTTGCGCTTCATCGTGCTCGTCGATGACGCCGTTGCCGAGAGTGACTGGGAGCAAGAGCTCTATCGCATGGGCGTGCCGCCGGAGATGGAAGTGTATTTCCACACGGCGGACGACGCGGTCAACGCGGTCGCGAAATATCAGGCCGATCCGCGGCCGGGCCTCTTGCTCACGGGCGACATCGCGACCATGCGCAAGCTCGTCGACGGTGCCGGTGTGACGGCGGTCAACGTCGGAGGCATTCACTCGAAGCCCGGCCGCGTGCAACGCATGCGCTACGTCTTCCTCTCCCCGGAGGAAGAGCAGCAGCTGCGCGATCTCGCCGCGCGCGGCGCGAAAGTCACGGCGCAGGATGTGCCGGGTGCGCGTCCTGTTTCGCTCGACGATCTGCTCGCGGGCAACGAATCATGA
- a CDS encoding PTS sugar transporter subunit IIC encodes MMLIDLIPLALLGGVLGLDVVSFPQAMISRPIVASTIAGALVGQSPSGLLLGAALELIALETLPFGASRYPEWGSASVVGGAIFSSYPSHPAGAMSLAMVAALATTWIGGWTMVKLRQLNAVWAGRKRDALAAGARGSVISLQLDGMTADFARGALLTAIAYAALAPLSRMCIELWTIDQRDSRAFVVAVAASVAGGAAWKLFHSTAGALWFFGGGLALGLFMMFLR; translated from the coding sequence ATGATGCTCATCGACCTGATCCCCCTCGCGCTGCTCGGCGGCGTGCTGGGGTTGGACGTCGTGAGCTTTCCGCAAGCGATGATCTCGCGGCCGATCGTCGCGTCGACGATCGCCGGCGCGCTCGTCGGACAGTCGCCGAGCGGATTGCTGCTCGGCGCCGCGCTGGAGTTGATCGCGCTCGAGACGCTGCCGTTCGGTGCGTCGCGGTATCCGGAGTGGGGCTCGGCGTCGGTCGTTGGCGGCGCGATCTTCTCGAGCTATCCGTCGCATCCCGCAGGGGCGATGTCGCTCGCCATGGTCGCCGCGCTCGCGACGACGTGGATCGGCGGCTGGACGATGGTCAAACTCCGGCAGCTGAACGCCGTGTGGGCCGGGCGGAAGCGCGATGCGCTCGCCGCCGGCGCGCGCGGCTCCGTGATCAGCTTGCAGCTCGACGGCATGACGGCGGACTTCGCGCGCGGCGCGCTGCTGACCGCGATCGCCTATGCGGCGCTCGCACCGCTGTCGCGCATGTGCATCGAGCTGTGGACGATCGATCAGCGCGACTCGCGCGCGTTCGTCGTCGCGGTCGCGGCCAGCGTCGCCGGCGGTGCGGCGTGGAAGCTGTTTCATTCGACCGCCGGCGCGTTGTGGTTCTTCGGGGGCGGTCTGGCGCTGGGCCTCTTCATGATGTTTCTCAGATGA
- a CDS encoding PTS system mannose/fructose/sorbose family transporter subunit IID codes for MTTNVSAATRSLPVRTQISMFVRMLAIQGAWNYETLLGNGIGFCLEPALRFLPGGVHGKAFKDAMARESHYFNAHPYLAAVAVGALARVELDGESPERIERFRTALCGPLGSVGDRLVWAGWLPFCSLASLALFGLGATPIVVVGFFLAAYNAGHFALRIWGLRTGWNHGLRVATALGHPVLRRGPQQIGRVAALATGVAIPLALGRIIGPGRSLLGLVLVTVALGSFLLVRLQGRIEGWRLSLFVVAAFVLFSVVR; via the coding sequence ATGACCACAAACGTATCGGCGGCCACGCGCTCGCTTCCCGTGCGCACGCAGATCTCGATGTTCGTGCGCATGCTCGCGATTCAAGGCGCGTGGAATTACGAGACCCTGCTCGGGAACGGAATCGGCTTTTGTCTCGAGCCCGCGCTAAGATTTCTGCCTGGCGGCGTGCACGGAAAGGCGTTCAAGGACGCGATGGCGCGGGAGAGCCACTACTTCAATGCGCATCCGTATCTCGCCGCTGTTGCCGTCGGTGCGCTCGCGCGCGTGGAGCTCGACGGCGAGTCGCCGGAGCGCATCGAGCGTTTTCGCACGGCGCTTTGCGGACCGCTTGGCAGCGTCGGCGACCGGCTCGTGTGGGCGGGCTGGCTGCCATTCTGCTCGCTTGCGTCGCTGGCCTTGTTCGGCCTGGGCGCGACACCGATCGTCGTCGTTGGCTTCTTCCTCGCCGCGTACAATGCCGGACACTTCGCGCTGCGGATCTGGGGACTGCGCACGGGGTGGAATCACGGACTGCGCGTCGCGACCGCGCTCGGGCATCCGGTGCTGCGGCGTGGACCGCAGCAGATCGGACGGGTGGCGGCGCTCGCGACCGGGGTGGCAATACCGCTCGCGCTGGGTCGCATCATCGGACCGGGTCGGAGCCTGCTGGGGCTCGTGCTCGTGACCGTCGCGCTCGGATCGTTTCTGCTGGTTCGTTTGCAGGGCCGCATTGAAGGCTGGCGTTTGTCTCTGTTCGTGGTCGCCGCGTTTGTCCTCTTCTCGGTAGTCCGCTAA
- a CDS encoding HPr family phosphocarrier protein, which produces MPERTVQITNRNGLHARPAAEIVKLAARFQSEITVGKDDLDVNGKSIMGVMMLAAEHGSSITFRAEGPDADQALDALATLVSNGFGES; this is translated from the coding sequence ATGCCCGAACGAACCGTCCAGATCACGAATAGAAACGGGCTCCACGCGCGTCCCGCGGCGGAGATCGTCAAGCTCGCCGCCAGGTTTCAAAGCGAGATCACCGTCGGCAAAGACGACCTCGACGTGAATGGCAAAAGCATCATGGGTGTGATGATGTTGGCCGCCGAACATGGGTCGAGTATTACGTTTCGAGCGGAGGGCCCCGATGCCGACCAGGCTCTCGACGCACTCGCGACGCTCGTCAGCAACGGCTTCGGGGAGAGTTAG